In one Mycobacteroides chelonae genomic region, the following are encoded:
- a CDS encoding VOC family protein, translated as MKIHDVQITATDVSAAARFYSETLGLPVQVDDDRATVHIGDSTLTMVPGPAYHGAHHIAFTIPAGSLAAAKEWLSVRVTLQTDGQWHDEFDCAPNWQARSIYFTGPDDAVLELIERNILDNRIDHPFDVNDIRHLSEVGFGVSDVLETQRLIRDKLGLLPFGEPTPGFGPVGDHDGLFILVPSDITWRPEYRMPPAAAPTIVTADVPTALDIGEHYAIQPLGA; from the coding sequence ATGAAGATCCACGATGTGCAGATCACCGCCACCGACGTGTCCGCCGCCGCCCGTTTCTACTCCGAAACCCTGGGATTGCCGGTACAAGTGGATGACGATCGGGCCACGGTCCACATCGGGGACAGCACGCTGACGATGGTTCCCGGTCCCGCGTATCACGGCGCGCATCACATCGCGTTCACGATTCCCGCCGGGAGCCTCGCAGCCGCCAAGGAATGGCTTTCAGTCCGGGTAACCCTGCAGACCGACGGTCAATGGCACGACGAATTCGACTGCGCACCCAACTGGCAGGCCCGCAGCATCTACTTCACCGGACCCGATGACGCGGTACTCGAGCTCATCGAGCGCAACATTCTGGATAACCGCATCGACCATCCCTTCGACGTCAACGACATTCGTCATCTCAGCGAGGTCGGCTTCGGCGTATCCGATGTGCTGGAGACCCAGCGGCTCATCCGTGACAAGCTGGGTCTGCTGCCCTTCGGAGAACCAACCCCCGGTTTTGGTCCGGTCGGCGATCACGACGGCCTGTTCATCCTGGTTCCCTCGGATATCACCTGGCGCCCCGAATACCGGATGCCTCCAGCCGCCGCGCCAACCATCGTCACCGCCGATGTCCCCACCGCGCTGGACATCGGCGAGCACTACGCGATTCAGCCGCTAGGAGCGTGA
- a CDS encoding LLM class F420-dependent oxidoreductase has translation MTGRIRIGIQLRPAKAQNYKQWRDAVLRAEDKGVDVIFGYDHFHWPAGTIGSDGVVLDEIQPDVNNFEGWTALGSWAEITSRVEIGLLVTGVGYRNPDLLADMARTVDHISDGRVILGVGAGWYEKDYTTYGYEFGTTGSRFDLFEESLVRIENRLGQLLPPPVRPIPILIGGGGEKRTIPLVARHAHIWHAFADIDTYRRKNDILIAEAERIGRDHNEIERSTSWGLGPEGLTTAEADAYADAGATLFTLGINPDPDYDLSVLDAPLAWRDSRS, from the coding sequence GTGACCGGACGCATACGCATCGGAATTCAGCTGCGGCCCGCAAAGGCGCAGAACTACAAGCAGTGGCGCGACGCCGTGCTCCGCGCGGAGGACAAGGGAGTCGACGTCATCTTCGGCTACGACCACTTCCATTGGCCAGCCGGAACCATCGGCTCCGATGGGGTGGTGCTCGATGAGATACAGCCCGACGTTAACAACTTCGAGGGCTGGACGGCCCTCGGATCATGGGCCGAGATCACCTCCCGGGTTGAGATCGGGCTCCTGGTGACCGGTGTGGGTTATCGCAATCCCGATTTGCTGGCCGATATGGCACGGACCGTCGATCACATCAGCGACGGCCGGGTGATTCTTGGCGTCGGTGCCGGTTGGTACGAAAAGGACTACACCACCTATGGATACGAGTTCGGCACGACAGGTTCACGCTTCGATCTGTTCGAGGAAAGCCTAGTTCGGATCGAAAACCGGTTGGGCCAGCTGTTGCCGCCACCGGTGCGGCCCATCCCCATCCTGATCGGCGGCGGGGGAGAGAAGCGCACCATTCCGTTGGTGGCGCGCCACGCGCACATTTGGCATGCGTTCGCCGATATTGACACCTATCGGCGTAAGAACGACATCTTGATCGCCGAAGCGGAACGAATCGGCAGGGACCACAACGAGATCGAACGTTCCACCAGTTGGGGACTCGGTCCGGAGGGCCTGACCACTGCGGAAGCGGATGCGTATGCCGACGCGGGGGCCACGTTGTTCACTCTCGGGATCAACCCGGACCCCGACTATGACCTCTCGGTGCTCGATGCACCGCTGGCCTGGCGGGACTCACGCTCCTAG
- a CDS encoding RidA family protein, which yields MERVNISSGGEWEAAVGYSRVVRVGPHVAVSGTTTAREGQTPVGGDDIAEQTREALRRIESALSQAGATLGDVIRTRIFVTDIGRWREVGLAHGEFFGDIRPAATMVEVSALIDPALLVEIEADAITLNWSDH from the coding sequence ATGGAACGCGTGAACATTTCGTCGGGCGGCGAATGGGAAGCAGCGGTCGGCTACTCGCGCGTGGTGCGGGTTGGCCCGCACGTCGCCGTCTCCGGCACCACGACGGCGCGTGAGGGCCAAACGCCTGTCGGCGGTGACGACATCGCCGAACAGACCCGCGAGGCGCTGCGCCGAATCGAGTCGGCACTTAGCCAAGCGGGCGCCACCCTGGGCGATGTCATACGCACCCGCATCTTCGTCACCGATATCGGGCGGTGGCGTGAGGTCGGTTTGGCCCACGGCGAGTTTTTCGGGGATATCCGCCCGGCAGCCACCATGGTCGAGGTGTCGGCGCTCATCGATCCGGCGCTGCTGGTCGAGATCGAGGCCGATGCCATCACATTAAATTGGTCAGACCACTAG
- a CDS encoding FadR/GntR family transcriptional regulator, which translates to MALQPIARQSIPDEIFSQLAAQVLTGDRTPGDTLPSERALAEALGVSRTAVREALGRLERSGLIHIRQGGSTVIRDYRSDAGFDVLPLLLAYGGDVDRRTLASVIEARAIIGPQVARLAAQRSHQDPGVADRLRAMTADLEAENDPLQRMWQALGFWELVIDTADSIAFRLVFNTMRDSYVRALDVLVNVMAAEVGDIGHYRALADAIATQDADAAQEAAVAMLALGTKAFDELLEQLMDESENQK; encoded by the coding sequence ATGGCACTGCAGCCGATCGCCCGGCAGTCGATACCCGATGAGATATTCAGCCAGCTCGCGGCGCAGGTCCTCACCGGTGACCGCACCCCGGGTGACACGCTGCCCAGCGAGCGCGCCCTAGCCGAAGCCCTCGGGGTGTCTCGCACCGCGGTCCGCGAAGCGCTGGGCCGGTTGGAGCGCTCGGGCCTGATCCACATCCGCCAGGGCGGGTCCACGGTGATCCGGGATTACCGCAGCGACGCCGGATTCGACGTGCTGCCACTACTGCTCGCCTACGGCGGCGATGTGGATCGCCGCACACTGGCAAGCGTCATCGAGGCCCGGGCCATCATCGGCCCCCAGGTGGCGCGCCTGGCCGCTCAACGATCTCACCAGGATCCCGGTGTCGCAGATCGGCTGCGCGCAATGACCGCCGACCTGGAAGCGGAAAACGATCCGCTACAACGCATGTGGCAAGCGCTCGGGTTCTGGGAGCTAGTCATCGACACCGCCGACTCGATTGCCTTCCGGCTGGTGTTCAACACCATGCGCGACTCGTATGTGCGGGCGCTGGACGTGCTCGTCAACGTGATGGCCGCCGAAGTCGGCGACATCGGCCACTACCGCGCGCTCGCCGATGCCATCGCCACGCAAGATGCAGACGCCGCGCAAGAGGCCGCCGTTGCCATGCTTGCATTGGGCACCAAGGCATTTGATGAACTCCTGGAGCAACTCATGGACGAATCGGAGAACCAGAAATGA
- a CDS encoding sterol desaturase family protein — MTRAARKSMTLRDALVEFVKHPTPWMLVVWSAALLGARLSVGGWTIADAITPVALVAISPIAEWLIHVGILHWRPRSVGPVKIDSRLARDHRLHHQDPRDIPLVFIPWPSLVVVIIGLTLAALFAFPRTGLGLTFALTVALFLVFYEWTHYLVHTDYKPRHAIYRAVWRNHRYHHFKNENYWFTVTSSGTADRLLGTYPDPQQVQSSPTVRNLHASSITG; from the coding sequence ATGACCCGTGCCGCACGTAAGTCGATGACTCTGCGCGATGCCCTTGTCGAATTCGTCAAGCACCCCACCCCATGGATGCTTGTCGTATGGTCCGCCGCTCTACTGGGCGCCAGACTCTCCGTCGGTGGCTGGACAATTGCCGATGCCATTACACCCGTTGCGCTGGTAGCGATCTCGCCCATCGCCGAGTGGCTGATCCACGTCGGGATCCTGCATTGGCGCCCACGCTCGGTGGGTCCGGTGAAAATCGACTCGCGGCTCGCCCGTGATCACCGCCTGCATCATCAGGATCCGCGGGACATCCCGCTGGTGTTCATTCCCTGGCCGAGCCTGGTCGTGGTGATCATCGGATTGACCCTGGCCGCGCTTTTTGCGTTCCCGCGCACGGGACTTGGGCTCACCTTCGCACTCACGGTGGCGTTGTTCCTGGTGTTCTACGAGTGGACGCACTACCTCGTCCATACCGACTACAAACCGCGTCACGCGATCTATCGGGCGGTCTGGCGAAACCACCGGTACCACCACTTCAAGAATGAGAACTACTGGTTTACCGTCACCAGCTCGGGAACCGCCGACCGACTGCTCGGAACCTATCCTGATCCACAACAGGTGCAGTCTTCACCGACGGTACGAAATCTGCACGCGTCCAGCATTACTGGCTAG
- a CDS encoding DUF692 family multinuclear iron-containing protein, whose protein sequence is MASSNHPLKTVLADEPAVGASWRPELAAMFNQGAVTDDALSLAFTEIVAENFRPGALPVELMRLREAGTVVVPHGVSLGLAGADLPDAKRVKHLAALAAELNAPMVSEHVAFVRAGFESGGQHGVLEAGHLVAPPRTTLALDVLVDNVSRVQDDLGVPLALENVATTLQWPENELSEPDYLRELSRRTGCWLVLDVPNLYATAVASGTDPVAMLRRFPIERVTYVHIAGGRFEGDLYWDTHSDTIIDPVADLLTELVVLTSGRGLGVLIERDGSIDEASVSTDLSVVRQAIKAGVVHA, encoded by the coding sequence GTGGCCTCTTCAAATCACCCGCTTAAGACCGTGCTGGCCGATGAGCCCGCGGTTGGCGCCTCGTGGCGTCCAGAGCTTGCTGCGATGTTCAATCAGGGTGCCGTCACGGACGATGCTCTGAGCCTCGCCTTCACCGAGATCGTCGCCGAGAACTTTCGTCCGGGAGCGCTGCCGGTCGAGCTGATGCGCCTTCGTGAGGCGGGCACCGTCGTCGTGCCGCACGGTGTGTCATTGGGTCTTGCCGGAGCCGATCTGCCCGACGCCAAGCGCGTCAAGCACCTGGCCGCCCTGGCCGCGGAACTGAATGCTCCGATGGTCAGCGAGCATGTGGCGTTCGTGCGGGCAGGCTTCGAAAGTGGGGGCCAGCACGGCGTGCTCGAGGCGGGGCACCTGGTGGCTCCGCCGCGCACCACATTGGCTTTGGATGTATTGGTGGACAACGTTTCCCGAGTGCAAGACGACCTCGGTGTGCCGTTGGCGCTGGAGAATGTGGCCACCACCTTGCAGTGGCCCGAGAACGAGCTGAGCGAGCCCGACTACCTGCGGGAACTGTCCCGGCGCACCGGCTGTTGGCTGGTGCTCGACGTGCCCAACCTGTATGCGACAGCGGTGGCCTCGGGTACCGACCCTGTGGCGATGCTGCGCCGTTTCCCGATCGAGCGTGTCACGTATGTGCACATCGCCGGTGGCCGGTTCGAGGGCGACCTGTACTGGGACACCCACTCCGACACCATCATCGATCCGGTTGCGGATCTGCTCACCGAGCTCGTGGTGCTCACCTCGGGCCGCGGCCTGGGCGTGCTGATCGAGCGTGATGGGTCCATCGACGAAGCCAGCGTAAGCACTGACCTTTCGGTGGTCCGCCAGGCGATCAAGGCCGGTGTTGTTCATGCTTGA
- a CDS encoding DUF952 domain-containing protein, which translates to MQSMPPGEPELVHICSDEEWALAGEQGEHRPTSLDETGFIHLSEPYQVHLPANRLYRGRCDLVVLSVALNLLDSPVRWEPGVPSDPESMLFPHLYGPLPIAAVTSVANFRPGSDGFFEPLAPKHFLSYQRGS; encoded by the coding sequence ATGCAGTCGATGCCGCCGGGTGAACCCGAACTCGTTCACATCTGTTCCGACGAAGAGTGGGCGTTGGCGGGTGAACAGGGGGAGCATCGGCCCACGTCACTGGACGAAACGGGATTTATTCACCTCTCCGAGCCGTACCAGGTTCACCTTCCGGCCAACCGCTTGTATCGCGGAAGGTGTGATCTGGTCGTATTGTCTGTTGCCCTGAATCTGCTGGACTCTCCGGTACGTTGGGAACCGGGAGTGCCTAGCGACCCCGAATCGATGCTGTTCCCTCATCTGTACGGACCGCTGCCGATCGCCGCAGTTACGTCCGTGGCGAACTTCCGGCCGGGATCGGATGGCTTTTTTGAGCCGCTGGCACCTAAGCACTTCCTAAGCTATCAACGTGGTAGCTAG
- a CDS encoding DUF7455 domain-containing protein, with product MNATLTSPELTKADRCDRCGAAARVRATLPSGAQLLFCQHHANEHSEKLSAMSAVLYISGPDED from the coding sequence ATGAACGCAACTCTGACCAGTCCAGAGCTGACGAAGGCTGACCGCTGCGATCGTTGCGGTGCGGCTGCTCGAGTCCGCGCCACACTCCCGTCGGGAGCGCAGCTGCTCTTTTGCCAGCACCACGCCAACGAGCACTCCGAGAAGCTGAGCGCGATGTCGGCGGTGCTATACATCAGCGGTCCGGACGAGGATTAG
- a CDS encoding YihY/virulence factor BrkB family protein, which yields MSDKPRHFSFGRDVLHVMRRTAVKSWDDSIFAQSAQAAFWQVLSLPPLLLGILGSLTFVGPLFGPDTLPEIQERILRVANSVFSKSVVTEIIEPTIVDIMRDGRGEVVSIGFVISLWAGSSAISSFVDSVVEAHDQTPLRHPVRQRFFALGLYVAALAMAVVTLPVIALGPKRIAEVVPDSWNAVLRYGYFPLFGIALVALVTLLYRVSLPRPLPSHRLWIGALLAVTFFVIASLGLRFYLNWITRTGYTYGALATPIAFLLFAFMLGFAIVLGAELNAAIEENWPAGATHARQLREWLSPQNGENTAPNSPDEAAPEKAPEGC from the coding sequence ATGAGTGATAAGCCACGCCATTTCTCGTTCGGTCGAGACGTCTTGCACGTAATGCGCCGCACGGCCGTAAAGAGTTGGGACGACTCGATTTTCGCGCAGTCGGCGCAGGCCGCCTTCTGGCAGGTGTTATCACTACCGCCGCTTCTTTTGGGGATCCTGGGGAGCCTGACGTTCGTCGGGCCGCTGTTCGGGCCGGACACGCTGCCCGAGATCCAGGAGCGAATCCTGCGGGTGGCCAACAGTGTTTTCAGCAAGAGCGTGGTCACCGAGATCATCGAGCCCACCATCGTCGACATCATGCGCGATGGGCGCGGTGAGGTGGTGTCCATCGGATTCGTCATCTCACTGTGGGCAGGGTCCTCGGCGATATCTAGCTTTGTGGACTCCGTGGTGGAGGCGCACGACCAGACACCCCTGCGCCATCCCGTGCGCCAGCGGTTCTTTGCGCTGGGCCTGTACGTCGCCGCGCTGGCGATGGCGGTGGTGACCTTGCCGGTGATCGCCCTCGGACCCAAGCGGATCGCCGAGGTGGTACCCGACTCCTGGAATGCGGTGCTGCGTTACGGCTACTTCCCGCTCTTCGGCATTGCACTGGTGGCCCTGGTGACGCTGCTGTACCGGGTATCCCTACCGCGGCCGCTTCCTTCGCACCGACTATGGATCGGTGCGCTGTTGGCGGTGACGTTCTTCGTGATCGCCAGCCTGGGGCTGCGGTTCTACCTGAACTGGATCACCCGCACCGGATACACCTACGGCGCCCTCGCGACCCCCATCGCCTTCTTGCTATTCGCGTTCATGCTCGGATTCGCGATCGTGCTGGGCGCCGAGCTGAATGCCGCGATCGAGGAGAACTGGCCGGCCGGGGCCACCCACGCCCGGCAGCTGCGGGAATGGCTGAGCCCCCAAAACGGCGAGAATACCGCCCCGAACAGCCCCGACGAGGCGGCTCCGGAGAAGGCCCCCGAAGGCTGCTAG
- a CDS encoding DUF3039 domain-containing protein, which translates to MDTQTLERPDTTVDESTDSDRPKVFHYVKKDKIVESAVMGNHVVALCGEVFPVTKSAKPGSPVCPDCKRIYEMMKKD; encoded by the coding sequence ATGGACACGCAGACGCTCGAGCGTCCGGACACCACCGTCGACGAGAGCACCGACAGTGACAGGCCGAAGGTCTTTCACTACGTCAAGAAGGACAAGATCGTGGAGAGCGCGGTCATGGGAAACCATGTGGTCGCCCTGTGTGGTGAGGTTTTTCCGGTCACCAAGTCGGCCAAGCCCGGCTCACCGGTGTGCCCCGACTGCAAGCGCATCTACGAAATGATGAAGAAGGACTAG
- a CDS encoding DUF3099 domain-containing protein yields MRKELSFDDDGHPVLITAAAVSVEEQHRARVRRYLTLMAFRIPALLGAAWAYSVWHNGWISLAILAASIPLPWMAVLIANDRPARKAEEPRRYGPQEHRHSLFPTAERRAIDPAPPPQPHTPPEGSAGPS; encoded by the coding sequence ATGAGAAAAGAGCTGTCGTTCGATGACGACGGCCACCCTGTACTCATCACAGCGGCCGCGGTCTCGGTCGAAGAACAACACCGCGCCCGGGTACGCCGCTATTTGACGCTGATGGCGTTCCGGATCCCGGCACTACTGGGCGCCGCCTGGGCCTACAGCGTGTGGCACAACGGATGGATCTCGCTGGCGATCTTGGCGGCATCGATCCCACTGCCCTGGATGGCGGTGCTCATCGCCAACGACCGTCCTGCCCGCAAGGCCGAGGAACCGCGGCGATACGGGCCCCAGGAACATCGGCACTCGCTGTTTCCCACGGCGGAACGCCGAGCGATTGATCCCGCGCCTCCGCCGCAACCGCACACCCCGCCGGAAGGCTCCGCTGGCCCGTCTTAG
- a CDS encoding sigma-70 family RNA polymerase sigma factor has protein sequence MANATTRPARTTESDDLDTQSPAADLVRVYLNGIGKTALLTAEDEVELAKRIEAGLYAQHLLDTKKRLGEARKKDLAAIVREGSAARSHLLEANLRLVVSLAKRYTGRGMPLLDLIQEGNLGLIRAMEKFDYAKGFKFSTYATWWIRQAITRGMADQSRTIRLPVHLVEQVNKLARIKRELHQRLGREASDEELAEESGIPVEKIGDLLDHSRDPVSLDMPVGTDEEAPLGDFIEDTEAMSAENAVIAELLHSDVRSVLATLDEREQQVIRLRYGLDDGQARTLDQIGKLFGLSRERVRQIEREVMTKLRHGDRAERLRSYAS, from the coding sequence ATGGCAAACGCCACGACCCGTCCGGCCCGTACTACTGAGTCCGACGATCTGGACACCCAAAGTCCAGCCGCCGACCTCGTGCGGGTGTATTTGAACGGCATCGGCAAGACCGCTCTGCTCACGGCAGAGGACGAAGTCGAGCTGGCCAAACGGATCGAGGCGGGGCTGTACGCACAGCACCTTCTGGACACCAAGAAACGCCTCGGCGAGGCCCGCAAGAAGGATCTGGCAGCCATCGTGCGGGAAGGTAGCGCCGCGCGCAGCCACCTGCTGGAGGCCAACCTGCGGCTGGTGGTGTCGCTGGCCAAGCGCTACACCGGACGCGGAATGCCGCTGCTGGACCTCATCCAGGAGGGCAACCTGGGCTTGATCCGCGCCATGGAGAAGTTCGACTACGCCAAGGGGTTCAAGTTCTCGACCTACGCCACCTGGTGGATCCGTCAGGCCATCACCCGCGGCATGGCCGATCAGAGCCGCACCATCCGCCTGCCAGTGCACCTGGTGGAGCAGGTGAACAAGCTGGCTCGCATCAAGCGTGAGCTGCACCAGCGGCTCGGCCGCGAGGCCAGCGACGAGGAACTGGCCGAGGAGTCCGGCATTCCCGTGGAGAAGATCGGGGATCTGCTGGACCACAGCCGGGATCCGGTGAGCCTGGACATGCCGGTTGGTACCGACGAAGAAGCGCCGCTTGGCGACTTCATCGAGGACACCGAGGCCATGTCGGCGGAGAACGCCGTCATCGCAGAGCTACTGCACTCGGACGTGCGCAGCGTGCTGGCCACTCTCGACGAGCGTGAGCAGCAGGTCATCCGGCTTCGGTACGGACTCGATGACGGACAGGCCCGCACACTCGACCAGATCGGCAAGCTGTTCGGACTGTCTCGCGAGCGGGTGCGTCAGATCGAGCGTGAAGTCATGACGAAGCTGCGCCACGGCGACCGCGCAGAACGCCTGCGTTCGTACGCGAGCTAG
- a CDS encoding metal-dependent transcriptional regulator produces MNDLVDTTEMYLRTIYDLEEEGVVPLRARIAERLEQSGPTVSQAVARMERDGLLNVAGDRHLELTDKGRALAVSVMRKHRLAECLLVDIIGLPWEDVHAEACRWEHVMSEDVERRLLTVLNNPTTSPFGNPIPGLSELGVAPDRSENASAVRLTEIAGGSQVAVVVRRLAEHVQADTDLLTRLKDAGIVPNARVTVESSPEGVIIVIPGHESVELPHEMAHAVMVEKV; encoded by the coding sequence GTGAACGATCTTGTCGATACGACAGAAATGTATCTGCGAACGATCTACGACCTCGAAGAAGAGGGCGTGGTGCCGCTGCGTGCCCGCATTGCCGAAAGGCTCGAGCAGAGCGGCCCGACCGTGAGCCAGGCGGTGGCGCGGATGGAGCGCGACGGCCTGCTGAACGTCGCCGGCGACCGCCACCTCGAACTCACCGACAAGGGCCGCGCACTGGCGGTCTCGGTGATGCGCAAGCACCGGCTGGCCGAGTGCCTGCTGGTCGACATCATCGGGCTGCCGTGGGAAGACGTGCACGCCGAGGCTTGCCGTTGGGAACATGTGATGAGCGAGGATGTCGAGCGCCGACTGCTCACAGTGCTCAACAACCCGACCACTTCCCCGTTCGGTAACCCCATTCCCGGTCTCTCCGAGCTGGGTGTCGCCCCTGACCGGTCCGAGAATGCGAGCGCGGTGCGGCTCACCGAGATTGCCGGGGGCTCACAGGTTGCCGTGGTGGTGCGCCGCCTGGCCGAACACGTGCAGGCCGATACCGATCTGCTGACGCGCCTTAAGGACGCCGGCATCGTGCCGAATGCGCGCGTCACCGTGGAGTCCTCCCCCGAGGGCGTCATCATCGTCATTCCCGGCCATGAAAGTGTCGAGTTACCGCACGAGATGGCGCACGCCGTCATGGTGGAGAAGGTCTAG
- a CDS encoding DUF4192 domain-containing protein: protein MTSLIPGPLGRPDFRLNRPSALIAALPAMLGFIPEDSLVVVTLAGGLIEAILRRDLHDLDGTDYAAFEVLAEVLSPGPADAVIAVVISADMDEQEAGDIIRRLAKHVERQGISLIAGHTVDRVGPQGWWRCYDGCGAGGPVDDPECSPLTAAAVLAGRTVHRRREDLVALIAPSDTARTCALAVSLRRPSQGQGEASVADRRAVNRVMRAACRTAEFRSLSNRELLAMARSLTVVRVRDTLCALAVGVLSDDVERLWLALSRLLPDPWRAEALVLLGFSAYVRGDGPLAGVALDAALTARPDHRLGQLLMSALHSGMRPDEIRALADTGFRLAHELGISLPPRQARGVG, encoded by the coding sequence ATGACATCACTGATTCCCGGACCGCTCGGTCGTCCCGATTTTCGATTGAATCGGCCCTCTGCCCTGATCGCCGCGCTACCGGCGATGTTGGGGTTCATCCCGGAAGATTCCCTTGTCGTGGTCACACTCGCCGGTGGGCTCATCGAAGCGATACTGCGCAGGGACCTTCATGACCTGGACGGCACCGACTACGCGGCATTCGAGGTGCTGGCCGAGGTGTTGAGCCCGGGGCCGGCCGATGCGGTGATCGCAGTGGTCATCAGTGCGGACATGGACGAGCAGGAGGCCGGTGACATCATCCGGCGGCTAGCCAAACATGTAGAACGTCAGGGCATTTCGTTAATTGCCGGCCACACGGTAGACCGTGTCGGGCCCCAGGGCTGGTGGCGGTGTTATGACGGATGCGGCGCGGGCGGGCCCGTCGACGATCCCGAGTGCTCTCCGCTGACCGCGGCGGCGGTTTTGGCAGGCAGGACGGTGCATCGCCGTAGGGAGGATCTCGTGGCGCTGATCGCGCCCTCCGACACCGCGCGCACCTGCGCGCTGGCCGTCTCCTTGCGGCGGCCGTCTCAGGGACAAGGCGAGGCCAGCGTGGCAGACCGGCGTGCCGTGAATCGAGTGATGCGGGCGGCGTGCCGAACAGCGGAATTCCGTTCACTGTCCAACCGCGAGCTGCTGGCGATGGCTCGCTCCCTGACGGTCGTGCGGGTTCGAGACACGTTGTGTGCGTTGGCTGTCGGTGTGCTGTCCGACGATGTGGAACGGCTGTGGCTGGCGCTGAGCCGATTGCTCCCTGACCCCTGGCGTGCGGAAGCGTTGGTGTTATTGGGATTTAGTGCCTATGTGCGCGGCGATGGTCCACTGGCTGGTGTCGCGTTGGATGCCGCGCTCACGGCCCGGCCGGACCATCGTCTGGGGCAGCTCTTGATGTCAGCGCTGCACTCCGGTATGCGCCCCGATGAGATTCGTGCGCTGGCCGATACCGGCTTCCGGCTGGCTCACGAGCTGGGAATAAGCCTGCCGCCCAGGCAAGCCCGAGGTGTGGGCTAG
- a CDS encoding DUF1611 domain-containing protein — MSSLTSGTPFLDASERSEEVLAAVPLPMPIGSTAIVYCEGQFGEQDGKTANGLVRHSEKYEILSVIDSLRAGVDAGRLLDGTANGIPVLESLAESVAHAGHVPDYLICGLAPADGLLSNEQRLVLLDGIARGMHIVNGLHEFLNDDAEFVAAAVIAEVTITDVRQPKSKRDLHLFSGRIFDVTCPRIAILGTDGAIGKRTTATLLVQALNARGIRAVMVGTGQTTLIQGGKYGVALDALIPQFCSGEVEHQVVAAFEGEAPDVIVVEGQGALSHPAYITSAHILRGSRPAGVIVQHAPKRKVLGDFPMVPMPTVASEIALIEAFADTRVIGVTINHEEMTGDELNDAISEHHSELGLPVTDPLTRPASELVEMVLSAFPVLAGKADTTTPV; from the coding sequence ATGTCGTCACTCACGAGCGGTACCCCTTTTCTCGATGCGTCCGAACGGAGCGAGGAGGTCCTTGCGGCCGTTCCCTTACCGATGCCTATTGGTTCCACCGCGATCGTCTACTGCGAGGGACAGTTCGGCGAGCAGGACGGCAAGACCGCAAACGGGCTGGTCCGGCATTCTGAGAAGTACGAGATCCTCAGTGTCATCGATAGCCTCCGGGCCGGAGTAGATGCCGGGAGACTCCTCGACGGCACGGCGAACGGCATCCCGGTGCTGGAATCGCTGGCCGAGTCCGTCGCTCACGCCGGCCACGTACCTGACTACCTGATCTGCGGGCTGGCGCCTGCCGACGGCCTACTGTCGAACGAGCAGCGGCTCGTACTGCTAGACGGTATCGCCCGCGGGATGCACATTGTCAACGGCCTGCACGAGTTCCTCAACGACGATGCCGAATTCGTAGCAGCAGCTGTGATCGCCGAAGTCACCATCACCGATGTACGCCAACCGAAGTCCAAGCGCGACCTGCACCTGTTCTCCGGCCGGATCTTCGACGTCACCTGCCCAAGAATCGCGATCCTGGGTACGGACGGGGCGATCGGGAAACGCACCACCGCCACCTTGCTGGTCCAGGCATTGAATGCACGCGGCATCAGGGCGGTCATGGTCGGCACCGGTCAGACCACCCTGATCCAGGGCGGAAAGTACGGCGTCGCGCTGGACGCGCTGATCCCCCAGTTCTGCTCGGGTGAAGTCGAGCACCAGGTCGTCGCCGCGTTCGAGGGTGAAGCCCCTGATGTGATCGTGGTCGAGGGCCAGGGCGCGCTGAGCCACCCCGCGTACATCACGTCGGCCCACATCCTGCGGGGCAGCCGCCCGGCCGGCGTGATCGTGCAGCACGCACCAAAACGTAAGGTGCTCGGCGACTTCCCCATGGTGCCGATGCCGACCGTAGCCAGCGAGATCGCACTGATCGAGGCGTTCGCCGATACTCGCGTCATCGGGGTCACGATCAACCACGAGGAAATGACCGGTGACGAGCTGAACGATGCGATCTCCGAGCATCATTCGGAGCTCGGCCTCCCGGTCACCGACCCGCTGACACGCCCAGCTTCGGAACTGGTCGAGATGGTGCTGTCGGCTTTCCCTGTCCTCGCTGGGAAAGCCGACACGACCACCCCTGTGTGA